In Passer domesticus isolate bPasDom1 chromosome 7, bPasDom1.hap1, whole genome shotgun sequence, one genomic interval encodes:
- the UROD gene encoding uroporphyrinogen decarboxylase, with protein MEGGERLLPKGFPKLKNDTFLRAARGEETEHTPVWCMRQAGRYLPEFRETRASQDFFATCRSPKLCCELTLQPLRRFPLDAAIIFSDILVVPQALGMEVVMVPGKGPTFTEPLKEVEDLLKLRQKVDVTAELGYVFQAITLTRHSLEGKVPLIGFSGAPWTLMSYMIEGGGSTTMAKAKSWLYRHPEASHRLLRLLADVIIDYLVGQVAAGAQALQLFESHAGHLGPELFQDFALPYIRDIAQAVKSKLKEEALPLVPMIIFAKDAHYALRDLAHAGYEVVGLDWTIRPQEARAQIGKDVTLQGNLDPCALYAPKEKIGELVKKMLESFGTQRYIANLGHGLYPDMNPEHVGAFVEAVHAHSRHINKHS; from the exons ATGGAGGGTGGCGAGCGGCTCCT CCCCAAGGGCTTCCCCAAGCTGAAGAACGACACGTTCCTGCGCGCGGCCCGCGGCGAGGAGACGGAGCACACGCCGGTGTGGTGCATGCGGCAGGCGGGGCGCTACCTGCCCG AGTTTCGGGAGACACGGGCGTCACAGGATTTCTTTGCCACGTGCCGGAGCCCCAAACTGTGCTGTGAGCTGACACTGCAG CCACTAAGACGATTCCCCCTGGATGCTGCCATCATCTTCTCTGACATCTTGGTGGTGCCCCAG gcgcTGGGCATGGAGGTTGTCATGGTCCCTGGCAAAGGACCCACGTTCACAGAGCCCCTGAAGGAGGTGGAGGATCTGCTGAAACTGCGACAGAAGGTGGATGTCACCGCGGAGTTAGGTTACGTCTTCCAGGCCATCACTCTGACACGACACAGCCTGGAGGGCAAGGTGCCCCTCATCGGCTTCTCGGGGGCACCG TGGACGCTCATGTCCTACATGATTGAAGGTGGTGGCTCCACTACAATGGCCAAGGCCAAGAGCTGGCTCTACCGTCACCCCGAGGCAAGCCACCGTCTGCTGCGCCTGCTGGCTGACGTCATCATTGACTACCTGGTGGGGCAGGTGGCTGCTGGAGCGCAG gcGCTCCAGCTGTTTGAGTCCCATGCAGGGCACCTGGGCCCAGAGCTGTTCCAGGACTTTGCCCTGCCTTACATCCGGGACATTGCTCAGGCTGTCAAGAGCAAGCTGAAGGAGGAGGCACTGCCCCTGGTGCCTATG aTCATCTTTGCCAAGGATGCACACTACGCCCTGCGCGACCTGGCCCACGCTGGTTACGAGGTCGTTGGTCTCGACTGGACCATCCGGCCCCAAGAAGCTCG TGCACAGATAGGAAAGGATGTCACCCTGCAAGGGAACCTGGATCCGTGTGCTCTCTATGCGCCCAAG GAGAAGATTGGCGAGCTGGTGAAGAAGATGCTGGAGAGTTTTGGGACCCAACGTTATATTGCCAACCTGGGCCATGGCCTCTACCCTGACATGAACCCTGAACATGTGGGTGCCTTTGTGGAAGCCGTGCATGCTCACTCCCGTCATATCAAcaagcacagctga